One Euphorbia lathyris chromosome 1, ddEupLath1.1, whole genome shotgun sequence DNA segment encodes these proteins:
- the LOC136229553 gene encoding cytochrome P450 736A117-like codes for MLSLSLPEHLTSSYFTITITSFFLALSFLLILLKWSSFSGKKSGLAPPSPPTFPIIGNLHQLSLHPQRSLQKLAEIYGPIMLLHLGSVPALIISSADMAREIMKTHDIIFSDRPQSKLLKILVYDQKDIAVAPYGEYWRQMKSITVVHLLSNKRVQSYKNVREEEANLMIEQIKSSSSPVNLSKIMANTTNDIVCRVALGKKYGERRFRDLSSALGIFDVGDFIPWLGWVSSAKGLYAKAEKVAKNMDEFLDKVVDEHLAKDNWKAESRNKDFVDVLLWIQKENIAGFPIDKTSIKAIIQDVFNAGTDTTVSALEWVMAELLRNPEAMKKLQNEIREIAKNKSEIIEDDLHKLPYLKAVIKEALRLHPPLPLLVPRVSTQDVKVKGFNIAAGTQVFINVYAIGRDPAL; via the exons ATGTTGAGTTTAAGCTTACCAGAACATTTAACCTCTTCCTACTTCACAATAACCATAACATCCTTTTTCTTAGCTTTATCTTTCTTACTCATTCTGCTGAAATGGTCTTCATTTAGCGGCAAGAAGTCCGGTCTAGCACCGCCTTCTCCACCTACCTTTCCGATCATAGGAAATCTCCACCAACTCAGCTTGCATCCTCAACGTTCTCTTCAAAAGTTGGCTGAAATCTATGGCCCCATCATGTTGCTTCATTTGGGTAGTGTTCCAGCTCTTATTATCTCATCAGCAGACATGGCTCGTGAGATCATGAAAACTCATGATATTATCTTCTCAGACAGGCCTCAATCAAAACTTCTCAAGATACTTGTTTATGACCAGAAAGATATTGCCGTTGCTCCATACGGTGAGTACTGGAGACAGATGAAAAGCATCACCGTTGTTCATCTGTTAAGTAACAAAAGAGTACAATCCTATAAAAATGTAAGGGAAGAAGAGGCAAATTTAATGATTGAGCAGATCAAATCTTCTTCTTCACCTGTCAATTTAAGTAAAATCATGGCGAATACTACTAATGATATAGTGTGTAGAGTAGCTTTAGGGAAGAAGTACGGAGAAAGACGCTTTAGAGATCTATCATCTGCTTTAGGGATTTTTGATGTGGGGGACTTTATTCCATGGCTTGGTTGGGTGAGTAGTGCTAAAGGTCTGTATGCTAAAGCTGAGAAAGTAGCTAAAAATATGGATGAGTTCTTGGACAAAGTAGTTGATGAACATCTTGCTAAAGATAATTGGAAAGCTGAATCCAGAAATAAGGATTTCGTTGACGTTTTGCTTTGgattcaaaaagaaaatattgcTGGTTTTCCTATTGATAAAACTAGCATCAAGGCCATCATCCAA GATGTTTTTAATGCAGGTACAGACACTACCGTTTCTGCTTTGGAATGGGTAATGGCAGAGCTCTTACGGAATCCAGAGGCGATGAAGAAGCTTCAGAATGAAATAAGAGAAATCGCAAAAAACAAATCAGAAATAATAGAAGATGATCTCCATAAACTCCCTTACTTAAAAGCAGTGATAAAAGAAGCTCTACGTTTGCATCCTCCGCTCCCATTACTAGTTCCTCGAGTTTCAACCCAAGATGTGAAAGTAAAAGGCTTTAATATTGCAGCAGGAACTCAAGTGTTTATCAATGTTTATGCAATAGGAAGAGATCCTGCATTATAG